A window of the Theileria parva strain Muguga chromosome 2, complete sequence, whole genome shotgun sequence genome harbors these coding sequences:
- a CDS encoding Iron-binding zinc finger CDGSH type family protein: protein MVWSEWWPHDPVPQSKVTDPYLVKTNSQQVYWWCACGLSKKQPWCDGSHKGSKFKPVMYVPQTSGRKLMCGCKYSCKRPLCDGSHLWVKAHKNMPKAALGTFGFFFTFGVFTSWLLHP from the exons ATGGTCTGGAGTGAATGGTGGCCTCACGACCCCGTTCCTCAATCTAAAGTTACTGATCCTTACCTTGTTAAAACTAATTCTCAACAA GTATACTGGTGGTGTGCCTGTGGCCTCAGTAAGAAGCAGCCATGGTGTGACGGTTCACATAAAGGATCCA AATTCAAACCGGTTATGTATGTTCCTCAGACCTCAGGAAGGAAGCTGATGTGCGGATGTAAATATTCCTGTAAAAGACCCCTGTGTGATGGGTCTCATCTCTGGGTTAAAGCTCATAAAAATATGCCGAAAGCTGCACTCGGCACTTTCGGTTTCTTCTTCACTTTCGGTGTTTTCACATCCTGGCTGCTCCACCCCTAG
- the CS gene encoding citrate synthase 4 domain protein: MKSKMVLRKSICNLSKYGKKNDELFSPVLNDYRVSDITNIFCRSIVSEASRGIEKPKEHHCKLRSNSFNRNNKYLSTHDHLVRPNSIRRSHSLSIDRKLRTSLIAVNELKTQDDQRTEKRPLDEAKYDLESPEQNNFDLRDFNTVINSHSLNPVNTLITKDYLIKTKISKNGLTRVNARDYSTNKAKMNKSDLLKRLRIGAFAPLGLGVLEGNALNSLSLKENSREKSDLGRSKVVERLMDKVERLVNVKREKVAELHNKYADCRLGEVTLSMLFSGLKDVPAMVTETSELDPFNGIRFRGLTVDEMLTALPGKNPDCPYTESVLWFLLTGEVPSPVDVDDLSYELYRRSTVPEHVYKVIDGFPTDAHPMTQYITAVSALQTESVFREAYFDKTYHKDTCWKLALEDCLNLFAKNVVLVGYIYRRSFIDENTKPADVQYNSSLDYAANLAHFLGNKTELFSDVMRLYLALHSDHEGGNVSAHASHLVGSALADPYFCFSSALCGLSGPLHGMANQECLVWIKKMLSDLEGKEVTVEAVKKYAEDTMARKQVIPGYGHAVLKVTDPRHTAFVRFALKHFPDDPLVKLLDTCLKAIPEVLKASGKVRNPNPNVDCSTGVLLSHFKVDQPQIFTVLFGLSRSMGILSQLVWARALRYPIERPKSLSLETVEKMCNSPES; encoded by the exons ATGAAATCTAAAATGGTATTGAGGAAATCTATTTGCAATTTATCAAAGTATGGAAAGAAGAATGACGAGTTGTTTTCCCCAGTTCTGAACGACTACCGAGTTTCCGATATCACGAATATTTTTTGCAGGTCAATTGTTTCTGAAGCGTCAAGAGGCATAGAAAAACCAAAGGAACACCATTGCAAACTGCGCTCAAACTCATTTAACAGAAATAACAAGTATCTGAGCACACATGACCACCTAGTCCGTCCAAATTCAATTAGGAGATCACACAGCCTCTCAATTGACAGGAAGTTGAGAACTTCACTGATAGCAGTGAATGAATTGAAAACCCAAGATGATCAAAGAACTGAAAAACGGCCCTTGGATGAGGCCAAGTATGATTTGGAGAGCCCGGAACAGAATAATTTTGACCTCAGAGATTTTAACACAGTTATTAATTCACACTCATTAAATCCCGTTAACACCCTTATTACCAAAGACTACTTGATTAAGACCAAAATTTCAAAGAACGGATTGACCAGGGTAAATGCCAGAGATTATTCAACGAACAAAGCCAAGATGAACAAGAgtgatttattaaaacGTCTAAGAATTGGAGCTTTTGCTCCATTGGGATTAGGAGTGTTGGAGGGGAACGCCTTGAACTCACTATCACTAAAGGAAAACTCTCGTGAAAAGTCAGATTTAGGAAGGAGTAAGGTGGTAGAACGACTGATGGATAAAGTTGAACGTCTGGTCAACGTGAAGCGCGAGAAGGTAGCTGAATTACACAATAAGTATGCGGACTGTCGTCTGGGAGAAGTCACACTCTCAATGTTATTTTCAGGACTAAAAGATGTGCCGGCAATGGTTACTGAAACGAGCGAATTGGACCCATTCAACGGTATAAGATTTAGAGGACTCACAGTTGATGAAATGCTCACTGCTTTGCCCGGTAAGAACCCAGATTGTCCATATACTGAGTCTGTACTGTGGTTCCTATTAACTGGAGAAGTGCCCTCACCTGTGGATGTTGATGACCTATCATACGAGCTTTACAGGCGTAGCACGGTTCCAGAACATGTTTATAAGGTGATAGACGGGTTTCCAACTGACGCGCATCCAATGACGCAGTACATAACTGCTGTTTCGGCACTTCAAACAGAGTCTGTATTCAGAGAAGCATATTTTGATAAGACCTACCACAAGGATACTTGCTGGAAGCTTGCACTGGAAGACTGCCTCAACTTATTTGCAAAAAATGTGGTCCTTGTAGGATACATTTACCGCAGGTCGTTTATAGATGAAAACACTAAACCAGCAGATGTACAGTACAACTCTTCACTAGACTAT gCCGCGAACTTGGCACACTTCCTAGGAAATAAGACTGAACTCTTCAGCGATGTGATGAGATTATACCTAGCACTGCACTCAGACCATGAAG gAGGAAATGTAAGTGCTCATGCTTCACATTTAGTTGGAAGCGCACTGGCAGACCCATACTTTTGCTTTTCAAGCGCCTTGTGTGGATTATCAGGGCCACTACACGGAATGGCGAACCAGGAATGTTTAGTGTGGATAAAGAAGATGCTAAGTGATTTGGAAGGCAAGGAAGTAACAGTGGAGGCAGTTAAAAAGTATGCGGAAGACACAATGGCGAGGAAACAAGTAATTCCAGGATACGGTCACGCAGTACTTAAAGTCACAGATCCAAGACATACTGCATTTGTAAGGTTCGCACTGAAGCACTTCCCAGATGATCCCCTTGTGAAACTATTAGATACTTGCCTAAAAGCAATTCCAGAAGTACTCAAAGCATCAG GGAAAGTTAGAAATCCAAACCCGAATGTTGATTGTTCAACGGGTGTTCTGTTAAGTCATTTTAAAGTCGATCAGCCACAAATCTTCACGGTGTTATTTGGACTCTCAAGATCGATGGGAATATTGTCCCAACTAGTCTGGGCGAGAGCTCTGAGGTACCCTATAGAGAGACCAAAGTCGCTCTCACTGGAAACCGTCgagaaaatgtgtaactcCCCAGAATCCtaa
- a CDS encoding Acyltransferase family protein: MYKLKCYLFTLESFFLLGILAVMILLAFLIQISVFIFTFPLCFKDKYYFYKLGNKISFKFVNFTAFCINPHWKCEALTDLPSRDPKNRVILMVNHVSLADAFVTTYLGKRFYSTFLYKDALHKLYPKPMLHMIGQVPIYFHYDKETKTKSIKKDCVIGVMERCKVLMENGFDLIVYPEGTRSKTGRLQEFKDGFFRFSIDNGYDIIPCAVHNTKNALDKPCYAKNCTMYLMAGSRVSPKGKTVEELKREVRKKIYNLIKMSPTFDPSTETVEELE, translated from the exons atgtataaattaaagtgttatttatttacctTGGAGAGCTTCTTTCTCCTCGGTATACTCGCTGTTATGATTTTATTAGCCTTTCTAATACAGATTTCCGTGTTTATTTTCACTTTTCCACTATGTTTCAAGGATAAATATTACTTTTATAAGTTAGGCAATAAAATTTCGTTTAAATTCGTAAACTTCA CCGCCTTTTGTATTAATCCACATTGGAAATGTGAAGCCTTGACAGATTTGCCTTCTAGAGATCCCAAAAATAGGGTGATTTTAATGGTCAACCATGTTAGCCTTGCAG ATGCTTTTGTAACAACCTATCTCGGAAAGAGATTTTACTCTACATTTTTGTATAAGGATGCACTCCACAAACTTTATCCGAAGCCTATGCTTCATATGATCGGACAGGTCCCCATCTACTTCCACTACGACAAGGAGACAAAGACTAAATCTATCAAGAAGGACTGTGTAATAGGAGTTATGGAG AGGTGTAAAGTTTTAATGGAAAACGGCTTTGACTTAATTGTATATCCTGAAGGAACGAGATCGAAGACTGGTAGACTTCAGGAGTTTAAGGACGGGTTTTTCAGATTCTCTATTGATAATGGCTACGATATCATTCCATGCG cTGTTCATAACACTAAAAATGCGCTTGATAAGCCTTGTTATGCTAAAAACTGTACAATGTATTTAATGGCAGGATCCCGAGTGTCTCCAAAA GGTAAGACTGTGGAAGAGTTAAAGCGGGAGGTACGAAAGAAGATTTATAATCTTATTAAAATGTCGCCAACGTTCGATCCCTCCACCGAAACCGTAGAAGAACTAGaataa
- the GCN2 gene encoding Protein kinase domain protein yields the protein MSSSKLPKSLEEDIELISKLENVEIKKLEDSLLENDFHFDDESHGIQFEDSSQEPFPQVHKFQVNIRLKESIYAISRKKDCVVSLQIELTDNQKVPSIHLKGILNSSVKLRNKCLYFINNVAFSGSTTSSFSIYKLVVDFKSFLQYESRNEDIEQVTENSSNFDEFITLSFSSLTDAESTPNDCNFIGKQGDNLDGQSYDSRYKDTTRYNSITIYKNDKIYNHLITHSRYFREFKEEAVLGSGSFGCVIKVLRNTINYAVKQIPIYRNYEFILHEEAAVLASLQHPNIVRYYDAWVEQSPEYLLTKYNRQSNLQKNNLEDIFNAEYTPGYNEFQFKGKLDRVIEEIDFDDQFNEDSEPDSDNVDLSPVDNRNVIKIHNKHYKKNKHIPKKCLFILMEYCGEESLYETINKQTLHESPERVIELFRQIMEALSYIHEKGIIHRDVKPSNIFLKFENDFTIKLGDFGLTAKLQQSKGKNTIVNENGVVGTLHYMAPEQSECDAYNQKVDIYSAGVVLFEMLSKPFQTFMERCEILSSFSTPNKQWPEGFRERVDNRLFKLLESMLNINPNKRPSASEILQNEIFTSNKLNLQSLYNVITQYPHSMESVQMLNTIFSRKQQYKKLTDYYNMVISNNVINYVNLELGLIYDKEFKLRNAHKVHPHLLTHLPYSSKGNFLNNDLDKGVGLDRDKAFEKDKNAERDKNLGKDRNYYRGRLLLNNGRCCNLTYSLLYSLSECMTKELTTIIRRYVYSPVYSTHGSGTVGSRIEGLNMNYFLGYDIIVDYMIILNENNENEMNLDAFFTYELVSVSSRPLKRFINCALVLEWNHYEFLTRLLSSLKVPEQLLNQVEKLMLSDALVKGKVTGVLDELNSITINSQTLSSVLLNVYPFLHKFKGRVSELKKGLEAVLNCEVPQEFSHYLENLHFFEKFLADFDGLHYFNPTYTELSSNCNSSNIPNDQLRQGGREGIFEKFYFRIFLEIGKRNFGDLIFGGCYNRIIENNTNRRNAFGFEMNLHPIYDYFTQNMVNKNLYNNLHLNYAPEVVVYTPQMSLIIVATSLESKFWSMGVKCYKKVGGQLNIKRITRLKKAGLFSLQKLKYLVTIKKSNDNHEIQYFISDINFDNKYTFWGEDNVLEHILHDINPN from the exons ATGTCCTCATCTAAACTGCCGAAAAGTTTGGAGGAAGACATTGAGCTCATTTCTAAGCTAGAAAATGTAGAAATAAAGAAACTAGAGGATAGCCTTCTAGAAAATGACTTTCACTTTGACGATGAAAGCCATGGAATTCAGTTCGAGGATTCGTCCCAGGAACCATTCCCCCAAGTCCATAAATTTCAAGTAAACATTAGGTTAAAGGAGTCTATATACGCAATAAGTAGAAAGAAAGATTGTGTAGTATCATTGCAGATAGAACTGACCGATAACCAAAAGGTTCCAAGTATACACCTGAAAGGCATATTAAACTCGTCAGTAAAACTGCGTAATAAGTGCCTCTATTTCATAAATAACGTGGCATTTTCAGGATCAACAACGTCAAGTTTTAGTATTTACAAGCTTGTAGTGGATTTTAAGAGTTTCCTACAGTACGAGTCAAGAAATGAAGATATTGAACAAGTAACAGAAAATTCTTCAAATTTTGATGAATTTATAACACTCTCGTTCTCTTCACTTACTGACGCCGAGTCCACCCCAAATGattgtaattttatcgGTAAACAAGGCGATAATTTAGATGGACAAAGCTATGATAGTAGGTATAAAGATACTACGAGGTACAACAGCATAACAATCTACAAGAATGACAAGATATACAACCATTTGATAACGCACTCTCGCTACTTTAGAGAGTTTAAGGAGGAGGCTGTTTTGGGCTCAGGTTCATTTGGCTGTGTAATAAAGGTTTTGAGGAATACAATAAACTACGCAGTGAAGCAGATACCAATTTACCGTAACTACGAGTTTATACTCCATGAAGAAGCAGCTGTGTTGGCAAGTCTCCAGCACCCAAATATTGTTCGTTACTACGACGCCTGGGTGGAACAATCACCGGAGTACCTTCTAACTAAATACAACCGCCAATCTAATCTGCAAAAGAACAATTTAGAGGATATTTTCAACGCTGAGTACACTCCTGGCTACAATGAGTTCCAATTTAAGGGCAAACTTGATAGGGTTATTGAGGAAATTGACTTTGATGATCAGTTCAATGAAGATAGTGAACCTGATAGTGATAATGTAGACCTTTCACCAGTGGATAACAGAAACGTCATAAAGATACATAATAAGCATTATAAGAAGAATAAGCACATACCGAAAAAGTGCCTGTTTATTCTCATGGAGTACTGCGGGGAAGAGTCTCTGTATGAAACCataaataaacaaacaTTGCACGAGAGTCCAGAAAGGGTGATTGAGCTTTTCAGACAAATTATGGAGGCCCTCAGTTATATTCATGAAAAGGGAATAATACACAGAGACGTTAAGCCATCTAACATCTTTCTAAagtttgaaaatgattttacaattaaGCTTGGGGATTTCGGATTAACAGCAAAACTGCAACAATCCAAAG GAAAGAATACAATAGTTAATGAGAATGGAGTTGTTGGAACACTGCATTACATGGCACCAGAACAGTCGGAATGTGACGCCTATAACCAGAAAGTAGATATTTACTCGGCTGGTGTAGTGCTATTTGAAATGCTTTCCAAGCCTTTTCAGACTTTCATGGAAAGATGTGAGATCCTATCTTCCTTTTCAACACCAAACAAGCAATGGCCAGAAGGATTTAGAGAAAGAGTTGACAACAGACTCTTTAAGCTACTCGAGTCGATGCTAAATATAAACCCCAACAAGAGACCCTCAGCATCTGAGATTCTTCAAAACGAAATCTTTACCTCCAACAAGTTGAATCTCCAGTCACTGTACAATGTTATTACGCAGTACCCCCACTCAATGGAGTCCGTTCAGATGCTGAACACTATCTTCTCAAGGAAACAGCAGTATAAGAAGCTGACAGACTACTATAATATGGTAATTAGTAACAACGTAATAAACTACGTAAATTTGGAACTAGGATTGATCTATGATAAGGAGTTTAAACTGAGAAATGCACACAAGGTACACCCACACCTTCTAACACACTTGCCATATTCTTCAAAgggtaattttttaaacaatgACCTGGATAAGGGAGTTGGTTTGGACAGAGATAAAGCATTTGAAAAGGATAAAAACGCAGAAAGGGATAAGAATTTGGGAAAGGATAGGAATTACTATAGAGGAAGACTGCTGTTGAATAATGGTAGGTGCTGTAACCTGACTTATTCTCTCCTGTATTCCTTGTCTGAATGTATGACTAAGGAGCTTACTACCATAATTAGAAGATATGTATACTCACCAGTGTACTCTACACATGGAAGTGGAACTGTTGGGTCCAGAATTGAGGGCTTAAATATGAACTACTTTCTGGGCTACGACATTATTGTAGACTACATGATCATCCTGAACGAGAATAACGAAAACGAGATGAACCTAGATGCATTTTTCACATATGAACTAGTCTCAGTGTCGTCTAGGCCCCTGAAGAGGTTCATCAACTGTGCTCTAGTCTTGGAATGGAACCACtatgaatttttaacaaGGTTACTCAGTTCCTTAAAAGTACCAGAACAACTCCTGAACCAGGTGGAGAAGCTAATGCTGTCAGACGCACTAGTTAAAGGAAAGGTTACAGGAGTTCTGGATGAATTGAACTCAATTACCATTAATTCTCAGACTTTGTCATCAGTTTTGCTCAACGTTTATCCATTCCTGCACAAATTTAAGGGGAGAGTGTCTGAACTCAAGAAGGGGCTGGAGGCTGTGCTGAACTGTGAAGTGCCGCAGGAATTCAGCCATTACCTTGAAAACCTCCATTTTTTTGAAAAGTTTCTGGCTGACTTTGATGGACTGCACTATTTTAACCCGACTTACACTGAGTTGAGCAGTAACTGCAACAGCTCAAACATTCCAAATGATCAGTTGCGCCAAGGGGGCAGGGAGGGAATATTTGAGAAGTTCTACTTTAGAATATTCTTGGAAATTGGGAAGAGGAACTTTGGAGATTTAATATTCGGAGGGTGCTACAACAGGataattgaaaataacactaacaGGAGAAATGCCTTCGGATTCGAGATGAATCTCCACCCGATTTACGACTACTTTACTCAAAATATGGTGAACAAGAACCTGTACAATAACCTTCACTTGAACTACGCCCCTGAAGTGGTGGTCTACACTCCCCAAATGAGCCTGATAATAGTAGCAACAAGCCTTGAGAGCAAGTTCTGGAGCATGGGAGTCAAGTGCTACAAGAAGGTCGGAGGACAACTTAACATAAAAAGGATCACCAGACTCAAGAAAGCAGGCTTATTTTCACTTCAGAAACTTAAATATCTTGTTACCATCAAGAAGAGTAACGATAACCACGAAATTCAGTACTTCATCTCCGATATCAACTTCGATAACAAATAC
- the chmp2a2 gene encoding Snf7 family protein: MGSNNSKLEDKVRENKRTINRTIRDLERQKLSTQRQEESLVATLKEEARAGRIKNARLLAKDVLRNRRLADHLCNMKSQMTALQSQLQTAHNTSLLSNSFKNVSDLMTQVNCNTNVAEFQKIMSNITQQGAVLNLKIEMMGDAMEDSMYLEDTLQEEKAVDKLLEDLGVGVGATLDNLNPPKNQDLTSSESKNMEGAVRNNSGRMQEMMEIEERINNLKS, from the exons atgGGATCTAATAATAGTAAACTGGAGGATAAAGTGAGGGAGAATAAGCGTACAATAAACAGGACGATTCGTGACCTAGAGAGGCAGAAATTGTCCACACAAAGGCAGGAAGAGTCGCTGGTGGCAACTCTTAAGGAGGAGGCGAGGGCTGGAAGGATAAAAAACGCGAGGTTATTGGCCAAAGATGTTCTCAGAAACAGAAGATTGGCTGATCATCTTTGCAATATGAAATCACAAATGACGGCACTTCAATCTCAACTTCAAACTGCCCACAACACAAGCTTGTTATCTAATAGCTTCAAAAACGTCAGTGATCTGATGACTCAGGTAAATTGTAACACTAACGTTGCTGAGTTCCAGAAAATCATGTCGAATATTACACAGCAGGGGGCAGTCCTTAActtaaaaattgaaatgaTGGGGGATGCGATGGAAGATTCGATGT ATTTGGAAGATACCTTACAGGAGGAGAAGGCTGTAGATAAGCTATTGGAGGATCTTGGAGTGGGTGTGGGTGCGACGTTGGATAATCTAAATCCCCCTAAAAATCAAGATTTAACCTCTTCCGAAAGTAAAAATATGGAAGGAGCAGTGAGAAACAACTCAGGGAGAATGCAGGAAATGATGGAAATAGAAGaaagaataaataactTGAAAAGTTAG
- the ISPG gene encoding GcpE family protein produces MYIVLVLLLVNSTTEGVRIYSNKIDSKDGLTRPFGRNFTFIANFNPKKRDSRLFEKKEGVEDGDKTYCENVYKRERFPTRCVKIGKVTIGGNHPIAIQTMTSCDTNDVQQTVDQILKVQEYGSDMVRITVQSPREVKSSELIKEKLNSLNCDIPLIADTHFNAKVAMLCADIFDKVRVNPGNYVIGRKNWDMKVYNTEEEFKKSGEYIEEVFTPLVLKCKELKKAIRIGTNHGSLSSRVMSYYGDTPLGMVMSAIEFAEICRKNDFHNFVFSLKSSNIFVMIHAYRLLVNIMKKRGWDYPIHLGVTEAGSVDDGRIKSCLGIGSLLIDGIGDTIRMSLTEDPWFELIPCRKLLESVQKLYPGTKIIDTDHMNERDNVGEKLIPDKSFNYDDWRDFRSIERREVNYGKSILNYEDSNKNNLLNPNGSVGTVLHSHHLNNRVELYKSLGLDIVNGLPSRSLKSVDFVFLEDVPYFHEYNKQRLIKELIEGGINVVLPLRKLKYNPIKFAIGLVTVDEYNLLTRSTPKRYHNDNRSTNHPDSRLMGIDLNNEVPGQPILEDRDVVDELNKLEKLVVKITGNETDDQLLDLFNTHQRNETLNLNNKDRNNQIGFIILDIDPKLNYMYTVRRIFGLLNKTKCDLPVIHQLNFPSLENQQDMLVDSCCLLGCNLIDKMGEGIIIKSKLPIDITNKLSLDILQNSRMRNIKTDFISCPSCGRTLFNIQETTEEVRRRIGHLPGVTIAIMGCIVNGIGEMADADFGYVGGSPGKVDLYVKKQLIERNIPKDQACDKLIELIKKHNKWVEPP; encoded by the exons ATGTATATTGTCCTCGTCCTTCTACTAGTAAACAGTACCACAGAAGGTGTTAGAATATATTCTAACAAAATTGACTCCAAAGAt GGATTAACCAGACCGTTTGGAAGGAACTTTACATTTATCGCAAATTTTAATCCAAAAAAGAGAGATTCTAGACTTTTTGAGAAAAAAGAAG GTGTAGAAGATGGAGATAAAACCTACTGTGAGAATGTTTACAAGAGAGAAAGGTTCCCAACgagatgtgtaaaaataggaAAGGTCACAATAGGAGGAAATCACCCAATCGCTATCCAAACAATGACGTCCTGTGATACCAACGATGTTCAACAAACAGTAGatcag ATACTGAAGGTTCAAGAGTACGGATCAGACATGGTTAGGATTACAGTTCAATCACCCAGAGAAGTTAAATCATCCGAGTTGATAAAGGAGAAACTCAATTCCCTAAACTGCGATATACCGCTTATAGCGGATACCCATTTTAATGCAAAA GTTGCAATGCTGTGTGCAGACATATTCGATAAAGTTCGAGTGAATCCAGGAAACTATGTGATTGGAAGGAAGAACTGGGATATGAAGGTGTATAACACTGAAGAAGAGTTTAAAAAGAGTGGAGAATACATAGAAGAGGTCTTTACACCCTTGGTGTTAAAGTGTAAAGAACTTAAAAAGGCGATAAGAATAGGGACAAATCAtgg ATCACTGAGTAGTAGAGTAATGAGCTACTACGGAGACACCCCGTTGGGAATGGTGATGTCAGCAATTGAGTTTGCAGAGATTTGCAGGAAGAATGACTTCCATAATTTTGTGTTCTCTCTGAAGTCGTCTAACATATTTGTAATGATCCACGCATACAGACTACTTGTGAACATAATGAAGAAGAGAGGCTGGGATTATCCAATACATCTAGGAGTAACAGAAGCAGGGTCAG TTGATGACGGAAGAATAAAGAGTTGCTTGGGAATCGGATCACTACTGATTGACGGAATAGGAGATACAATAAGAATGTCGTTGACAGAAGACCCTTGGTTTGAACTGATTCCTTGCAGAAAACTCTTAGAATCAGTTCAAAAACTGTATCCAGgaactaaaattattgatacTGATCACATGAATGAAAGGGATAATGTTGGAGAGAAATTGATTCCAgataaatcatttaattatGATGACTGGAGAGATTTTAGAAGCATTGAAAGAAGAGAAGTAAATTATGGTAAAAGTATACTGAACTACGaagatagtaataaaaataacctaCTAAATCCAAATGGCTCAGTGGGAACTGTTCTACATTCACATCACTTGAATAATAGA GTTGAGTTGTACAAGTCGTTGGGACTGGATATAGTTAATGGGCTTCCTTCAAGGTCATTAAAGAGCGTAGACTTTGTTTTTTTAGAAGACGTTCCATACTTTCACGAGTATAACAAACAGAGACTAATAAAGGAGTTGATAGAGGGAGGAATTAATGTAGTCTTACCACTAAGGAAGCTAAAGTATAACCCAATTAAGTTCGCAATTGGCTTAGTAACAGTTGATGAGTATAATCTCCTAACAAGGTCTACTCCCAAAAGGTACCACAATGATAACAGGAGTACAAATCACCCAGATAGCAGATTAATGGGAATAGATTTGAACAATGAAGTTCCAGGACAACCAATATTGGAAGACCGAGATGTAGTGGATgaattgaataaattggaaaaattagtagttaaaattacagGAAATGAAACTGATGATCAACTATTAGACCTTTTCAATACACATCAG AGAAATGAAACACTTAACCTGAATAATAAGGATAGAAATAACCAAATCGGGTTCATAATACTGGATATTGATCCGAAACTTAATTACATGTACACTGTTAGGAGAATATTTGGCCTGTTGAACAAGACTAAATGTGATTTGCCAGTAATTCATCAGTTAAACTTCCCAAGTCTAGAAAATCAACAA GACATGTTGGTTGATAGTTGTTGCTTATTGGGGTGTAACTTGATAGATAAGATGGGTGAAGGGATAATCATTAAATCAAAACTACCCATTGACATCACTAATAAACTGTCATTAGATATTCTTCAg AACAGTAGGATGAGGAACATTAAAACCGATTTCATCTCGTGCCCTTCATGTGGCAGAACATTGTTTAACATTCAA GAAACAACAGAGGAGGTGAGAAGAAGAATAGGCCATTTGCCAGGAGTTACAATAGCCATCATGGGCTGCATAGTTAACGGAATTGGTGAAATGGCTGACGCAGATTTCGGTTATGTAGGAGGCTCACCAGGAAAG gTGGATTTGTATGTAAAAAAGCAATTAATTGAAAGGAATATACCAAAAGACCAGGCCTGTGATAAGTTAATAGAACTCATTAAAAAACACAATAAATGGGTTGAACCTCCATAA